A single genomic interval of Ammospiza caudacuta isolate bAmmCau1 chromosome 19, bAmmCau1.pri, whole genome shotgun sequence harbors:
- the MRPL38 gene encoding large ribosomal subunit protein mL38 — translation MAAPLLSAALRGARGGRSFGTAAVLWKRAAPLGPMPNEDVDVARLEELQRYRSFARYLRQAERAGREPRWWNTYRKHSDPPAEPQPDIGLPRERLSRAEELKDRKRILRENRRNAEMERAARLRTVLIPLDEVRAEWERTSGPFHKQRVAEHCGLFRDLFRGATFTPWVALRVHYSQEDEYLVPVYYGNMVTPSEASSPPEVSYEADKGSLWTLLLTNPDGHLRDADSEYLHWLVTNIPGSDIKAGKEMCHYLPPFPAMGTGYHRFIFLLFKQHGPIDFSQDARPTPCYSLKMRTFSTFDFYRKHKDAMTPAGLAFFQCQWDSSVTSTFHQLLNMREPVFEFVRPPPFHPPQVKFPRHQPLRYLDRYRDTQEPTYGIY, via the exons ATGGCGGCGCCCTTGCTGAGCGCGGCTCTTCGCGGGGCCCGCGGCGGGCGGAGCTTCGGAACGGCCG cCGTGCTCTGGAAGAGGGCAGCCCCTCTGGGGCCCATGCCCAACGAGGACGTGGACGTGGcgaggctggaggagctgcagcggTACCGGAGCTTCGCGCGGTACCTGCGGCAGGCGGAGCGGGCGGGCCGGGAGCCGCGCTGGTGGAACACCTACCGCAAACACAGCGACCCCCCCGCAG AGCCCCAGCCAGACATTGGCCTGCCCCGTGAGAGGCTGTCCCGGGCAGAGGAGCTCAAGGACAGGAAGAGGATCCTGAGGGAGAACCGCCGCAATGCTGAGATGGAGCGGGCGGCGCGGCTCCGCACCG TGCTCATTCCCCTCGACGAGGTCAGGGCTGAGTGGGAGAGGACCAGTGGCCCGTTCCACAAGCAGCGCGTGGCCGAGCACTGCGGGCTGTTCCGGGACCTGTTCAGGGGAGCCACCTTCACCCCCTGGGTGGCCCTGAGGGTGCACTACAGCCAGGAGGACGAGTACCTCGTGCCAGTCTACTATGGGAACATGGTGACTCCATCAGAG GCTTCCAGTCCCCCTGAAGTGTCATATGAGGCAGACAAAGGCTCCCTCTGGACCTTGTTGCTCACAAATCCAG ATGGACATTTGAGGGATGCAGACTCGGAGTACCTCCACTGGCTGGT GACAAACATCCCAGGCAGTGACATCAAGGCTGGTAAGGAGATGTGCCACTACCTGCCCCccttccctgccatggggacaggcTACCACCGCTTCATCTTCCTGCTCTTCAAGCAACACGGTCCCATTGACTTCAGCCAGGACGCTCGGCCCACGCCCTG CTACAGCCTGAAGATGAGAACCTTCAGCACGTTTGACTTCTACAGAAAGCATAAGGATGCCATGACCCCGGCAGGGCTGGCATTTTTCCAGTGTCAgtgggacagctctgtcacTTCCACCTTCCATCAGCTGCTCA ACATGAGGGAGCCGGTGTTCGAGTTCGTGCGGCCGCCCCCGTTCCACCCTCCGCAGGTGAAGTTCCCTCGGCACCAGCCCCTGAGGTACCTGGACAGGTACCGGGACACACAGGAGCCCACCTATGGCATCTACTAG